The following is a genomic window from Lysinibacillus sp. JNUCC-52.
GTTTAATCGGCAACGCCATTTTACCATATGTGCGTACAGGTTCAGGATATGTTGGACTTATTATTGAACATTTAACGACGTTACAGCCAGTAGTAATGGGCTCACTCATTGCTATGATTTTCTCAATATTAATTATTTCACCAATTTCTACTATAGGTGTAGCTACAGTAATTATGTTATCAGGCATCGGTGCTGGTGCAGCCAATCTCGGTGTTTGTGCATCTGGTGTAGGGATGTGTATTGCAAGTTATAAGGCGAACAATATTGGTACTGCCATTGCCCATGTAGCATCTGCAAAAATTCAAATGCGTAATTTTTTCATGAAGCCAAAAATAGCTTTTCCGATGATTATTACTGCGGGAATATTAGGCGCCTTAGCAGGACTCTTTGAAATTGTAGGTACACCATACAGTGCTGGTTTCGGTCTAGGTGGCTTTGTTGGACCATTGAAGTATTTAAGCTTAGTAGGTTGGACACCTTATACACTAACAATAGCGATAACGTTATTTATCGCCCTGCCTATTCTATTAAATGTTGTCTTACTACGAATCTTCTCGATGAAACTGAAATGGATTACATCGGAAGACTATAAGGTGCATTATGAATAATGGAAAAGTCTCCGTTTGGGGGCTTTTTTTTCGTGAACATTTTGGAAAATATGATACACTAAAAGCTATACTAAAACACAAAAGAGAGTTGAAATAAATTATGGTAACGGAGCAACCATTTTTACCAGTATTATTAGGATCAGATATGAATGCATACGGCATGGCACGAGCATTTTATGAGGCATATGGCATTAAGCCACTTGTATTAGGACGTTCACATTTAACAGCAACACAAGATAGCCATATTTTAGAATTTAAAGAAATTGATCGTTTAAATGAACAGGACGTATTTGCACCAGCACTTGCTCAAATTGCAAAGCAATATGCTGATAAAAAATTACTGCTACTTGCTTGTGGCGATGATTATGCAAAGCTCATCATTAAAAACAAACCTGCATTACAGGAGCATTTTACAGTACCATATATTGATGAATCATTAATGGTTGAAATTTTATTAAAAGAAAATTTCTATAAAATGTGTGAGAAGTACGACTTTAAATATCCAGGTACAACAACGGTAACAGCGAAAAACTATGAAAATTTCACGCCACCATTTAACTACCCAATCATTATAAAAGCATCGAATTCAGTAGAATATTGGGCATGTAAATTCCCAGGCAAGAAAAAGGTGTTCGTTGCACACGATGAAGCGGAAAAAAGTGCAATTTTAAAAGCTATTTATAGTTCTACTTACCAAGATACAATGATTATTCAAGAATTCATCCCTGGTGATGATTCGTATATGCGCGTGTTAAATGCGTATGTAGGAAAAGACGGCAAAGTAAAGCTAATGTGTTTAGGTAACCCGATTTTAGAAGAGCATTCACCAGAAGGTATCGGAAGCTATGCAGCCATCGTTACGACATACGATAAAGAGCTTATGGATCAAGTACGCCACTTTTTAGAGGATATCGGTTATACTGGCTTTGCTAATTTCGATATGAAATACGACATTCGCGACAAACAATATAAATTATTCGAAATAAATTTACGTAACGGACGCTCAAGCTATTATGTAACGGCAAGCGGACATAATTTAATGAAATATGTTGCGGACGACCATATGTTAAATATCGAGCAACAGTTAACGTATGTAGAAGACAAGCATTTATGGATGATTATTCCGAAAGGCGTGTTATTTAAATACGCTTCTAACGAAAAGCTAAAGCTTGAAGCGCAAAAATTGATCCGTGAAGGGAAGTATACAAATTCTCTTTACTTCAATAAGGACATGAATGCAAAGCGTTGGGTAAAGCTTACACTAAATAATTTAAATTATTATCGAAAATATAAAAAGTATTTCAATAATAAAGGTCTAGAAGAATAAGATTGATTAAAAGGAGGTATAACACATATACCTCCTTTTAGTTTAGGGAAAAACTCGAAAAACGACGACTGCTAGTGATTTCTACTATGCGCGGGCGCTTTTTGCGGAGTGCGGGAGCGTGATTCCGCGGAGCGAGGGTGTGATTCCGCGGAGCAAGGGCGTGATTCCGCGGAGCAAGGGCGTGATTCCGCGAAGCGAGAGTGTGATTCCGCGGAGCAAGGGTTTGATTCCGCGAAGCGCGTGCGTGATTCCGCGGAGCAAGGATATAATCCCGCGAAGCGAGAGTGTGATTCCGCGGAGCAAGTGCGTGATTCCGCGAAGCGAGAGCGTAATTCCGCGAAGCAAGGAGTGGATTCCGCGAAGCAAGGGCGTGATTCCGCGAAGCGAGAGTGTGTGCGCGAAGCGAGAGCGTAATTCCGCGAAGCGAGAGCGTAATTCCGCGGAGCAAGGGTTTGATTCCGCGAAGCGCGTGTAAGCAAGTCCCAACATTTAAATTTTTGAAAATAAAAAAAGCATGTGAGACATTGTTA
Proteins encoded in this region:
- a CDS encoding PTS transporter subunit IIC, whose amino-acid sequence is MKNFINNVLTGMSMGIVVCLIPNALVGEILKLIIPYVPQLEIILNTSVLAMSLLPVIIGVMTGICFKLTPVQTCSVGLAAFVGSGVYTIDPDTGITIAGIGVVINIGITTALAVLFVQFLGNKLKDFTLLLMPALAMFVPGLIGNAILPYVRTGSGYVGLIIEHLTTLQPVVMGSLIAMIFSILIISPISTIGVATVIMLSGIGAGAANLGVCASGVGMCIASYKANNIGTAIAHVASAKIQMRNFFMKPKIAFPMIITAGILGALAGLFEIVGTPYSAGFGLGGFVGPLKYLSLVGWTPYTLTIAITLFIALPILLNVVLLRIFSMKLKWITSEDYKVHYE
- a CDS encoding carboxylate--amine ligase; this translates as MVTEQPFLPVLLGSDMNAYGMARAFYEAYGIKPLVLGRSHLTATQDSHILEFKEIDRLNEQDVFAPALAQIAKQYADKKLLLLACGDDYAKLIIKNKPALQEHFTVPYIDESLMVEILLKENFYKMCEKYDFKYPGTTTVTAKNYENFTPPFNYPIIIKASNSVEYWACKFPGKKKVFVAHDEAEKSAILKAIYSSTYQDTMIIQEFIPGDDSYMRVLNAYVGKDGKVKLMCLGNPILEEHSPEGIGSYAAIVTTYDKELMDQVRHFLEDIGYTGFANFDMKYDIRDKQYKLFEINLRNGRSSYYVTASGHNLMKYVADDHMLNIEQQLTYVEDKHLWMIIPKGVLFKYASNEKLKLEAQKLIREGKYTNSLYFNKDMNAKRWVKLTLNNLNYYRKYKKYFNNKGLEE